The genomic interval CGGCGAAGGCATGGAGATGAGTCTCGTTTCCGGGCGAGACCTGCAGCGCCGGCACATCGGCCTCGATGAAATCCTCGGCGGCAAACCAGCCGCGCATCGCCGCCATCATCCGGTTGCGGGCGAGGAGCGCCGGCCGGCGGTCGGCATGGCGGTCGGGCCGCCACCACGCTCCGTCGTGCGCCTGTCCGTTGTTTGTCGGCTTGTTCATAAGGGTTTCCAAGGCCTCACAGGCGGGTCTAAGCGTTTGGCACTGGCATTCGGGTGCAATTTGCGTTAGTCCCGCTCTCACAATTCACAAAGGATTGCGGCCAGAGGCCGCGCTTTGAAAGCAAGGAAGTTTCATGGTCAAGGTCATCGCCTCGTCGCTGCGCAAGGGTAATGTCGTCGATGTCGACGGCAAGCTCTATGTCGTGCTCACCGCCCAGAATTTTCACCCCGGCAAGGGCACGCCCGTTACCCAGGTGGACATGCGCCGGATCGCCGACGGCGTCAAGGTTTCGGAGCGCTGGAAGACGACGGAACAGGTCGAGCGCGCCTTTGTCGAGGATAATAATCACACCTTCCTCTACAGTGATGGCGAAGGCTTTCACTTCATGAACCCGGAGACCTACGACCAGCTCACCATGAGCGCGGACGATGTCGGCGATGCCGCAGCCTATCTCTCCGAAGGCATGACGGTGGTCCTGTCGATCCACGAAGGCATTGCGATCGCCCTCGAACTGCCGCGTCAGGTGACGCTCGAAATCACCGAGACCGAGCCGGTGGTCAAGGGCCAGACGGCCTCGTCCTCCTATAAGCCGGCGATGCTTTCCAACGGCCTGCGCACCATGGTGCCACCCCATATTGACGCCGGCACCCGCGTGGTCATCCTCACCGAGGACGGCTCCTACGTGGAACGCGCCAAGGACTGAGAATGTTCAGATCCACAGGTCTGTCAGCAAACAATCTCTCCCCTTGAGGGAGAGATGCCCCGACAGGGGCAGAGAGGGGTGAACCCTCTCCGAGAGTACAGCGTTTGTGGCTTTCGAAACTGCCGTTCAAGATTCACCGCAATCGCCGGTGGCGTAACCGCATAGCCCCCAAGTCTTCTCGCCCCGGAGAGGAGAGATGTCGCGAAAGCGACAGTGAGGGGGGAGTCTATCACCACGAACGCCCTCACGATTTGAAACGCTGCTTCACCCTCACTGCCCCTGTCGGGGCATCTCTCCCGCCAGCGGGAGAGAGTATTGGGAGCAAGCCGCCAAATCACATGCTTTCGCTTGTCCTCACCCGCGCATCGCCGCAACAATCTCGGCAACCACCGCATCCCCCTCATGCTCGCTTTTTTTCGCGCGCATGAAGCAGGCTTCCGATTTCAGGATCAGCCCGTCGGACAGGATCTTCAGGTGGTTGGCTCTCAGCGTCGAGCCGGTGGAGGTGATGTCGACGATGATATCGGCCTGGCCGGCCATCGGCGCGCCCTCGGTGGCGCCGAGGCTTTCGACGATGCGGTAGAGCTGGATGCCGTGGGTGGCGGTGAAGAACTGCTGCGTCAGCCGCCAGAACTTGGTGGCGATCGCCAGCCGGCGGCCATGACGGCTGCGGAATTCGGCGGCGACGTCGTTGAGATCGGCCATGGTATCGACATCGAGCCAGATTTCCGGCACGGCGACCACGACATCGGCCTGACCGAAGCCGAGGCGGGATACGATCTCGACGCGGGCATCGGCATTGGCGACATTCTCGCGCACGACATCCTCGCCGGTGACGCCGAAATCGACAGCGCCGCTGCCGACCTCGCGCGCGATCTCGGAGGCCGAGAGAAACGCGATCTCGATATCGCCGCGACCTTCGATCTGGCCGCGATAGGAGCGGCTGTTGCCATTGGTCGCGACCGTGAGGCCCGCCGCCTTCAGCGCCTGTTCCGCGCCTTCCTTGATGCGCCCCTTGGAGGGCAGGGCAATGGTGACGGTCATCGGATATCCTCGGCTTGGCTGCCTGCCCGCTCGATCCGGTCGAGCCAGAGCGAGAACCCGACCGCCGGAATATGCCCGCTTGCGCCGAGCAGCGTCAGCAGCCGGTCATAGCGCCCGCCGCCGGCCAGCAGTGCCGCGCGCGGGCCGGCTTCCGTGATCTCGAAGACGAGGCCGGTGTAATAGTCGAGCGGCCGCCCGAAGGCGGCGCGATAGGTGATGTCGGAAACGGCAACGCCACTTGCCGCAATCGCCACGATCCGGTTTTCGAAGGCGGCAATCGCTGAACCAATGTCGAGGCCGAATTTCTCCGCAAAACCGGTGAGCGCCGCCGACGCCTGATCGAGACCGATATCGAGCGACAGGAACGTCGTGAGCGCGTGCAGCGCCTCGGCATCAAGGCTGGTGACCGACAACGCCAGCTTCTCCTTCAGCCGCCGGGCGATTTCCTCCGGGCTGCGGCTGGCATTGGTGGAATAGCCGGTCGCCTGCATGGTCTCGTCGATATGGGCGATCAGCCCGGCCTCGTCGCCATCGGCGAGAAAGCCCGCGACCCGCCGGTCAAGACCGCCGACAGGCTGCGGCCGGGCAAGGGCGTCGAGCAGCGTTTCCAGCCGCTTCTGATTGCCGAAGGCATGGATCAGCCGCTTCTGCCAACCGCCCGGCAGGCCGAGCGCGCCAACGACCGCCTCGAACAGATTCTGGTCGCCGAGCGTGACCGCAAGTGGCGATTCCGGCAGACATTCGCGCAGGATACCGAACGCATCGGCAATCGCGCGGGCATCGGCCTTTGCGAAATCCGCACTGCCGAGATCCTCGATCCCGGCCTGAAAGAACTCGGACGCCCCGTCATCGCGCGCCTGTCGGAACACCATGCCGCAATAGGCATAGCGCTTCGGCGTGCCGGCATTGTTCTCGATATGGTGGCGACAGACGGGAATGGTGAATTCCGGACGCAGGCAAAGGCTCTCGCCGGTCTCGCTCTCGGTCATGAAGATGCGGCGGCGCAGCGCCTCGCCCGCCATATCCAGAAAGGGGGCCGCGGGCTGGATGACCGGTATATTGGTCAACGCCGTGTCGCGCGCCGCGAAGGCTTGAAGGATGGCGCCGGCGCAATCCGGCAGGCTGGTGGACGGCATGGATGGACGGTCTCTTCTGTTCGCCGCAACCGATGACCATCCTTTGCGGCAAATGTCAACGATTGCGGGCCGAAAAGCTCACGCGATCGCCTGCATCAACTCGATGCGGTTGCCGAAGGGATCGTAGACATAGGCGCGCAGGAAACCTTCCAGCGGCTCGTCGGTCTTCACCGCGTAGCCGGCCTTCGCGACCGTTGCGGCAAGCGCATCGACATCGTCTACCAGGATCGCCGGATGGGCCTTGCGCGCGGGCCGAAAATCATTCTCGACGCCGAGATGGATGCGCAACCCACCGGTCTCGAACCAGCAGCCGCCGCGCGGTTTCAGATTGTCGGGCTTTTCCACTTCGGGCACGCCGAGAACATCCCGATAGAAGGCGCGCGCCCGATCCTCTCCGCCTGCCGGCATGGCAAGCTGCACGTGATGGATCGCCTTCAGCATCGCGCCTCCTTTTGCGCCCCTAGCCCAGAACCGCAATCACCGCCTTCTTCGTCGCCGCCACAATCTGGTCGGCCTCTTCGCGCGTCAGGCAGAGCGGCGGGGCGTAGCCCAGGATATCGCCCTCCGGCATGGCGCGGGCGATGACGCCTTCGGAAATCAGCGCGGCGGCAAGATTGGGGCCGACCTTTTCGGACGGATCGTAGAAAGTGCGGCTTTCGCGATCCTTGACGAATTCGACGGCCATCAACATGCCCTCGCCGCGAATATCGCCGACATGGGGATGATCGGAAAGCGCGTCCTTCATGGCGGCGCGGAGATAGGCCCCGGTTTCGGCGGCATTTTTCACCAGACCCAGTTCATCGATCAGTTTCAGATTGGCAACGCCGGCGGCAGCGCCGATCGGATGGGCGGAATAGGTCCAGCCATGGCCGATCGGGCCGTTTTCATCCGTGCCCTGTTCCAGCACCTTCCAGACCTTGTCGGAAACGATGGTGCCGGAGAGCGGCGCATAAGCGGAGGTCAGCCCCTTGGCGATGGTGATCAGGTCTGGCTTGAGGCCGTAGTGATCGGAGCCGAACATCGAGCCCAGCCGGCCGAAACCGGTGACGACTTCGTCGGCGATCAGCAGGATATCGTGCTTTTCCAGCACCGCCGAGATCGCCTTCCAGTAGCCTTCCGGCGGCGGCACGATGCCGCCGGTGCCCAGCACCGGTTCACCGATGAAGGCCGCGATCGTATCCGCGCCCTCGCGCTCGATCCGCATTTCCAATTCGGCCACGCAATGGGCGACGAAATCGGCCTCGCTCATGGCGAGATCCTTGCGGCGGTAATAATAGGGCGCGGTGGTATGGAACACCCGCTCCAGCGGCAGGTCGAACTTCCTCTGGAACCCGGCAAGGCCGGTCAGCGACCCTGTCATCAGCCCGGAGCCGTGATAGCCGCGCCAGCGCGAGATGATCTTCTTCTTTTCCGGGCGGCCGAGGATGTTGTTGTAGTACCAGATGAGCTTGATATTGGTCTCGTTGGCATCCGAGCCCGACAGGCCGAAATAG from Martelella mediterranea DSM 17316 carries:
- a CDS encoding ATP phosphoribosyltransferase regulatory subunit; translated protein: MPSTSLPDCAGAILQAFAARDTALTNIPVIQPAAPFLDMAGEALRRRIFMTESETGESLCLRPEFTIPVCRHHIENNAGTPKRYAYCGMVFRQARDDGASEFFQAGIEDLGSADFAKADARAIADAFGILRECLPESPLAVTLGDQNLFEAVVGALGLPGGWQKRLIHAFGNQKRLETLLDALARPQPVGGLDRRVAGFLADGDEAGLIAHIDETMQATGYSTNASRSPEEIARRLKEKLALSVTSLDAEALHALTTFLSLDIGLDQASAALTGFAEKFGLDIGSAIAAFENRIVAIAASGVAVSDITYRAAFGRPLDYYTGLVFEITEAGPRAALLAGGGRYDRLLTLLGASGHIPAVGFSLWLDRIERAGSQAEDIR
- a CDS encoding VOC family protein codes for the protein MLKAIHHVQLAMPAGGEDRARAFYRDVLGVPEVEKPDNLKPRGGCWFETGGLRIHLGVENDFRPARKAHPAILVDDVDALAATVAKAGYAVKTDEPLEGFLRAYVYDPFGNRIELMQAIA
- the hisG gene encoding ATP phosphoribosyltransferase — encoded protein: MTVTIALPSKGRIKEGAEQALKAAGLTVATNGNSRSYRGQIEGRGDIEIAFLSASEIAREVGSGAVDFGVTGEDVVRENVANADARVEIVSRLGFGQADVVVAVPEIWLDVDTMADLNDVAAEFRSRHGRRLAIATKFWRLTQQFFTATHGIQLYRIVESLGATEGAPMAGQADIIVDITSTGSTLRANHLKILSDGLILKSEACFMRAKKSEHEGDAVVAEIVAAMRG
- the efp gene encoding elongation factor P encodes the protein MVKVIASSLRKGNVVDVDGKLYVVLTAQNFHPGKGTPVTQVDMRRIADGVKVSERWKTTEQVERAFVEDNNHTFLYSDGEGFHFMNPETYDQLTMSADDVGDAAAYLSEGMTVVLSIHEGIAIALELPRQVTLEITETEPVVKGQTASSSYKPAMLSNGLRTMVPPHIDAGTRVVILTEDGSYVERAKD
- a CDS encoding aspartate aminotransferase family protein; the protein is MLTNDQLDRFDRENFFHPSTHLAQHARGESPSRIVKTAKGVFIEDRDGNKLLDGFGGLYCVNVGYGQESIIEAIAEQAKELAYYHAYAGHGTEASINLAKMVIDRAPDHMSKVYFGLSGSDANETNIKLIWYYNNILGRPEKKKIISRWRGYHGSGLMTGSLTGLAGFQRKFDLPLERVFHTTAPYYYRRKDLAMSEADFVAHCVAELEMRIEREGADTIAAFIGEPVLGTGGIVPPPEGYWKAISAVLEKHDILLIADEVVTGFGRLGSMFGSDHYGLKPDLITIAKGLTSAYAPLSGTIVSDKVWKVLEQGTDENGPIGHGWTYSAHPIGAAAGVANLKLIDELGLVKNAAETGAYLRAAMKDALSDHPHVGDIRGEGMLMAVEFVKDRESRTFYDPSEKVGPNLAAALISEGVIARAMPEGDILGYAPPLCLTREEADQIVAATKKAVIAVLG